In the genome of Vespa crabro chromosome 17, iyVesCrab1.2, whole genome shotgun sequence, one region contains:
- the LOC124430211 gene encoding uncharacterized protein LOC124430211 yields MGKLGKDIALLNRNNKKKIGDYKKQEIKPKRKKRKKDLEKLHRNALEASKDSLIGIYRNGAKGKEVRKGKLTSNKFYKARVQGEIAKFLDQDSSERSEDVLELSPNTVRVNCNKKERLFERIVSSDEELQCQKRISKGQLTKNSRKFSWSAMYRYEELCAIICSENFDDQNTTILPDLPDPILKVKENLKHMHADAMRQHFSRPDVNINDYFDDLKNENTFKSSINGNDNKNVLNIQSESYISSDHSESLTADIVEDSHFEISPKFHREVDNKTQLNNILFSIPKKVSKDVKKMNVDRSSKFHLPSELFDRPISTITSSTDDENKKEINCHRCAKRNLNNVKRNVKFEDDDEFLIKNNPKYHIYQRRESNDRKDTPEYKEDDNCLFISKSPKANIPVDNYCIERQKFIEDFVKDRRRRHRIRESNNIHEGDICTNLNDRTMVWKATKNLKHVPAILRRSVCDPTNITDLTHLLNGKCSGAYFKEPSKRNLDSNLNICSSLSSNDNSIIKTQFVKSNKCLENRRHTIPLKEQSSSTDQTVDFCIPIEMNIKKNKNKVNLNKDPKKSHKTHKSVTFSKGILLNGDASMQSHYSQDHDKTQPTDVHRTTDINHSKHCQILRQEIQNDNQSLLLKSTKPDRIYQPEITFINPSQCDKYITTQNCQDNNESKPIYFQIINQSMKSSTEQKLFNQDLITKSNNLTAYEQTLSGQPMIQQSDVPITSQNVQFMFRENDPHIYAFSELQNLKLLTLNDSQNTYVSSLNSVHEQKRANECAIISNTDQPTKYLAIEKDLNTQRIPIYFHNNDKSISQQYMPCKVITAVEKQNNDKLFFHEPTSQVILLQGNHLNDRNRQFVD; encoded by the exons atggGAAAGTTAGGAAAGGATATCGCATTGttaaatcgtaataataaaaaaaaaattggtgaTTACAAGAAACAAGAGATAAAGcctaagagaaagaaacgcaAGAAGGATCTTGAAAAATTGCATCGAAATGCTTTGGAAGCGTCAAAAGATTCG TTAATCGGGATTTACAGAAACGGAGCAAAGGGCaaagaagtaagaaaag GAAAATTAacttcgaataaattttataaagcaCGAGTACAAGGAGAAATAGCGAAATTTTTAGATCAAGACTCATCAGAAAGATCCGAAGATGTACTCGA aCTTTCACCTAATACCGTACGAgtcaattgtaataaaaaagagagactatTTGAAAGGATTGTCTCGTCGGACGAAGAATTACAATGtcaaaaaagaatttcaaaggGTCAGTTGACAAAAAAttcgagaaaattttcatgGTCCGCGATGTATCGTTACGAAGAATTATGTGCGATTATTTGTTCGGAAAATTTTGACGATCAGAATACGACGATTCTTCCAGATTTGCCag ATCCAATTctaaaagttaaagaaaatctTAAACATATGCACGCGGATGCTATGAGACAACATTTTTCACGACCGgatgttaatattaacgattatttcgatgatttaaaaaatgaaaatacatttaaatccTCAATAAAcggaaatgataataaaaatgtattaaatatacaatCAGAATCTTATATATCTTCCGATCATTCGGAATCATTAACGGCCGATATTGTTGAGGATTCGCATTTCGAAATTTCGCCAAAATTTCATCGTGAAGTCGATAATAAAACGCaactaaataatattctattttctatacCGAAGAAAGTGTCTAAAGACGTTAAGAAGATGAACGTTGATCGTTCATCTAAATTTCATTTGCCATCTGAACTATTTGATCGACCTATTTCTACGATCACTTCTTCGACggacgatgaaaataaaaaagaaattaattgtcaTAGATGCGCGAAACGTAATCTAAATAATGTCAAACGTAATGTAAAGtttgaagatgatgatgaatttctaattaaaaataatccaaaatatcatatatatcaaCGTAGAGAAAGTAACGATAGAAAAGATACACCAGAGTATAAAGAAGATGATAATTGTCTATTTATCAGCAAATCTCCTAAAGCAAATATACCGGtagataattattgtatagAGAGACAAAAATTCATTGAAGATTTTGTAAAAGATCGTAGAAGAAGACATAGGATACGGGAATCTAACAATATACATGAGGGAGATATATGTACGAATCTAAATGATCGTACGATGGTATGGAAAGCCACTAAAAATTTGAAACACGTACCAGCAATTCTTCGAAGATCCGTTTGTGATCCGACAAATATAACCGACCTTACTCATCTTTTGAATGGTAAATGTAGCGGCGCATATTTTAAAGAACCATCAAAAAGAAATCTCGACTCTAATCTCAATATTTGTTCGTCGTTATCTTCGAACgataattcaataattaaaactCAATTtgttaaatcaaataaatgtcTTGAAAATCGACGTCATACAATCCCATTAAAGGAACAATCTTCATCTACGGATCAGACAGTAGACTTTTGTATACCCATTGAaatgaatattaagaaaaataagaacaaagtGAACCTAAATAAAGATCCGAAAAAATCTCACAAAACACATAAATCCGTGACATTTTCAAAAGGTATATTACTTAATGGCGATGCATCGATGCAATCGCATTATTCTCAAGATCACGATAAAACGCAACCTACGGATGTTCATCGAACAACGGACATCAATCATTCTAAACATTGTCAAATTTTAAGACAGGAAATACAGAATGATAATCAATCTTTATTACTGAAGTCGACGAAACCTGATCGGATATATCAACCcgaaataacatttataaatccGTCACAATGCGACAAATATATTACGACACAAAATTGTCAAGATAACAATGAGAGTAAAcccatttattttcaaattataaatcaatcgaTGAAATCCTCTActgaacaaaaattatttaatcaagatttaataacaaaatctaATAATTTGACCGCGTATGAACAAACGCTATCTGGTCAACCTATGATACAACAATCTGATGTTCCTATTACGTCGCAAAATGTTCAATTTATGTTCCGTGAAAATGAtccacatatatatgcatttagtGAGCTACAGAAtcttaaattattaacattgaaCGACTCACAAAACACATATGTCAGTTCCTTAAATTCTGTACACGAACAAAAACGAGCTAATGAGTGCgcaataatttcaaatactGACCAACCAACGAAATATTTGGCCATTGAAAAAGATCTAAACACACAGAGAATccctatttattttcataataacgataaatctaTTAGTCAACAATATATGCCTTGCAAAGTAATTACGGCTGTAGAGAagcaaaataatgataaactcTTCTTTCACGAGCCTACCTCGCAAGTTATACTTTTACAAGGAAATCATTTAAATGATAGAAATCGTCAATTcgttgattaa
- the LOC124430213 gene encoding uncharacterized protein LOC124430213 yields the protein MEKKEKRWSVCVCVCVRERGRERVSKRARSRACVCVCCALCRVRVCISERERYETEGSRRSRIQCARHRGGRERGGLGSSRHLSGRFTRPSYYRRRENERERERERERERERDRPTERKTGRVRKRKRERETDNAVKTIGDARVPKRDRFVLSLVAEHPFLFLSLSLSLSLSLSLSLSLPFSPLFFILFLSFFYARSCVQCSVASRQSGISAPTCYLLRHSSLLSPLLPFISLSLSLSLFFIFFLFFLPFFLFLYSYIIILVLSSSLFTRVRGLTLQTNPLSRRRRRRRRRRRRRSAGNYIDRCCRLESG from the coding sequence atggaaaaaaaggaaaagagatggagtgtatgtgtgtgtgtgtgtgtgagagagagagggagagagagagtgagcaagcgcgcgcgctcgcgcgcgtgtgtgtgtgtatgttgtgCGTTGTgtcgtgtgcgtgtgtgtataagtGAGCGCGAAAGATACGAGACAGAGGGTTCGAGGAGAAGCCGGATTCAGTGCGCCCGGCATcgtggagggagggagagaggggggtTGGGCTCGAGTCGCCATTTATCCGGCCGTTTTACTCGTCCATCGTATTATCGTCGTcgcgaaaacgagagagagagagagagagagagagagagagagagagagagagaccggccgacagaaagaaagacagggagagtcagaaaaagaaagagagagagagagacagacaacgCCGTGAAGACAATAGGCGATGCGCGCGTTCCGAAGAGAGATCGTTTCGTTTTATCTCTCGTTGCGGAACAcccgtttctctttctttctctctctctctctctctctctctctctctctctctctctctctcttcctttttctcctctctttttcattctgtttctctctttcttttacgcgCGCTCTTGTGTGCAATGTAGCGTGGCGTCGCGCCAAAGTGGAATTTCGGCACCAACCTGTTATCTCCTTCGGCATTCCTCCCTTCTATCCCCTCTCCTtcccttcatctctctctctctctctctctcccttttctttattttctttcttttcttccttcctttctttctttttctttattcttatatcaTCATACTAGTATTATCTTCTTCGTTATTCACGCGTGTACGAGGATTAACGTTACAAACGAATCCCCTTtctcgacgtcgacgtcgacgtcgacgtcgtcgtcgtcgtcgttctgcCGGTAACTACATCGATCGTTGTTGTAGGTTAGAGTCCGGCTAG